The following are from one region of the Paraglaciecola sp. L1A13 genome:
- a CDS encoding PH domain-containing protein: MGLLDAIMGNASEIDVSDVSEELAPIIGATEEIQQVFKVVRDMYVFTNKRLLLIDKQGLTGRKVDYHSIPYRAITQFKIETAGHFDLDAELKIWVSGQDNPIEKELKKDTVVGIQRTLATHMFA; this comes from the coding sequence ACTTGATGCCATCATGGGCAATGCGTCAGAAATCGATGTAAGCGATGTAAGTGAAGAACTAGCACCCATTATCGGTGCCACAGAAGAAATTCAACAAGTGTTCAAAGTTGTACGTGACATGTACGTGTTTACCAACAAACGTTTGTTACTTATTGATAAACAGGGTTTGACTGGGCGAAAAGTGGATTACCATTCGATTCCTTATCGCGCTATTACCCAATTTAAAATTGAAACTGCAGGGCATTTTGACCTAGATGCTGAATTGAAAATTTGGGTGTCAGGGCAAGATAACCCCATCGAAAAAGAACTTAAGAAAGATACCGTGGTAGGCATTCAGCGCACATTGGCTACCCATATGTTTGCCTAA